A window of Solanum stenotomum isolate F172 chromosome 9, ASM1918654v1, whole genome shotgun sequence genomic DNA:
aagacatCAAAGACTTTTGAAAGCAAAGAACAGAAGAACTGATGCATCAGCTTCCTTAGCAATCTCTACAAAACGGAAAAAAAAGGAACTTCCTTAGCAATCTCCCAAAATGCCAGGCACACACTTTGTGTAAAACAGACAGGCAGAGTAGCTCTTTGCAAGTACATAGAAGCTACAGCTATGATCCAGATGAGCAGAAATACTAGTGCAATGGCCTAAGCATAAAACAGATATTTCTTCTTTACATAAAAGGTATAACAATAAATGCAGGTCAGATTATCATACCATTCCTCAATACTCTCAATATCAGTGTCATCAATGATCTTGGCTAGTTGTTCTTGACACATTGTGCTTGTCTTCAGCAATTGCCTTTGATCCTTGCTTAAATCAGAAGATTTCAGCAGATTCTGTATGCAATTTATCCCATTTAAAGGGTTTTTTAGTTCAAGTCGAACATAAGCCAACTTTTTAAGACTATTTTTAGCAGCTTGTTCTGACAGCTTTTGCACATGCATTGCATATTGAAGTTCTGGACTAGGAACATGCAGGAAGCACAAGACCCCAGTTACCCGGCCATTGTCATCAACCCTTTTATTTGCAGAGATTAAGGCTTCAATATACTTACCCTGTTTATTAAATAACCCGAAAAACAATTTCTCACCTTCCCCACCAGCAATTACTCTATTCAATAATATCGTGAGCTGGGTCAATGTGTCTTGATCTTTAACCCTGCAACCGACGCTATTGACTGTGAAAACTTCACCAAGAAGCATTTGATCAATGACCTCCTCCCTCTTCAACCCAGTAAACTTGTGCATAGCATCATTCCATTCCACACATCTTCCATGTTCATCCATCACAAAAATTGGAGGAATTAAAGGAGATGGACTGCGGATAATTCCAACATAATCACCTTGAATGCGACTATATTTGTCCTTAATCAGCTTTAGCCCAGTAACATCTTTTCCAATAAAGCAAACTCCAACAATGTTTTGTCTAACATCTCGACTACAGCAGGCATTAGCCACTATTGTAATTGACCCGACCTTCTCTTGAGGACCAAGTGTTCTAAGTTtgatttctacatttttctccTCCTTGCCTGCaatttaaatatcaaaatagaatcattttcaaggaaaaaaatcgaaaagaacaaaataagcACAGAAGTTATTGCATGGATGTCAAGTAGCAATACCAGAGAAATAAGACAGGAAGGGAGAGGGAAATACCCTGAATGGGGATCctaacaagaacaacaacaataacatacatagtgtaatcccacaagtggggtttaGGGAGGGTGGTGCATACGCTACCTTatccctaccttgtgaaggtagagaggttgtttcaaATAGACCCTCGGCACAAGTAAAGCATATCAAAATCAAGTATGGAAGGGATATACAGTAGAGAAGTCATGCTGAAAATAATGGAGAAGAGAATAgtagcaacaacaaataatgtGATAATATCCAGCATTGAGGTCGAAATAAAGTACAAGTTTCAGACTGCATGAGGGGCCAAAAATGTGAAAGACCAGCAATGCCCAACTGCAATGTCCAAAACAGTTCATCGAATTCCACTACAGTTTTTGACATTTCCTTTGTTCTTTTTAGAGCTTCATGTCAGAGGTCTTTATACACGAGGAAACAAACTCAAAATGAGACCAAATATgctaggattttttttttgaaatgttgcTAGGATTGATAAATAAACAATTTGACATAGCCGATGCAGCTCGTGCATAAGTTGTAAtttaagaaaggaaaaatagataAAGTGGCATGaaacaatctttttttttttcacaaggtACGTTCATCTACACATATTGCAAATATTGAACTAACAAAGTAAATGACAAGGATAACCAAAATATCACCTTGCAAAGCCAGGGAGAGAACACCTTTAATTGTGTTTGTTGTACCATCAATAACTAAATCAACCAAAGGTACACCTATAGCATTCTCTACCGGCAATCCAGTTAGTTCAGAAACTTTAGAGTTCCATCCATTGATACGGCCTGAAGCATCAACAGCCAAAATGGGTAATGATGCTGTCTCAATGAGACGAACCATTCCGTTTGTGACAATATGAAGTTCATCCACTCTATCTATACTGGTATTTACAGCAGGGACATTCACAATCATTTTAGAACAATCAGCAGCCTCATCTTGCAAAGATCCTCGCAATATCAGCTGCAGGGAATGGATGGCATCCATTTCCACATCTTCCCAAGGCAGGCTCCGCCGCTTAACAACCTCCAGAAAGGCTTTAAATGATGACCTTGGGTGCATTTTTCTTCCGTCATCCTTGTCTCCAGGAAGATGTTTTGCACCACCCCACTTGATCTCTTTAGCTGTGTGGGAGCGGAACCAGAAGAGGAAATcttttgaagttatttttataGCAGCCATTCCACATACCGCATCACCGAGCACAGAAGCACCTGGGCAGCCAGCTTCCATGAGGCTATCAGTGTTTAAACCTGTACTATCACCATGAGATTCATTAAGCCATTCAGCTATATCTCTGATTTGGGACTCCGTAGGGGTAACACCATGCAACCAAAGTTTGTTCCTATAATAAAGTGCAGCCCCGTCACACTTTACAAGGTCCATAACATTAGGAGACTGAGTAACTATCCCCATGGGAGCATCTCTTAGAAGCATGTCACACAGAACAGTTTGAGTTTGCAGTATCTGCTTTTCCTTAAGTTGAGCTGCCATTTCCACTTCTTTATTGATCTGAACACTGAAAACTTGTAGCAAGAACTCACACGCGTACctcaaaggaaaagaaagaaatctaGGGCAACTGTGATGGCAAACTACCAAACCCCACAGTTTTCTTCCCACTTGCTGGTCACTATCCAACTCATCATCTTGCTCACTAATCATCACAGACATCGCCATAGATGCAACAGTACCCATATTGGTCATGTATTGTGCATGACAGCCATGGGGAGCTCTTAATGTGGATCCACCAAGGCTCAGCGACTGAGCCAATCTTGGGTCTTGAATCACCCTAATTGGTGGAGCTAAGCAATCACATATCATCCTAACCTTATTCTTCATGAAGAGAAATCTTGAAGCTTGTGGTATATCTGTAGCAGGGTAATGCAAGCCAA
This region includes:
- the LOC125877146 gene encoding phytochrome C isoform X2, encoding MQRGSLIQPFGCMIAIDEHNFAVIAYSENAPEMLDLTPHAVPSIEQQEALTFGTDVRKLFRSSGASALEKAASFGELSLLNPILVHCKNSGKPFYAILHRIDVGLVIELEPVDPDEVPVTTAGAIKSYKLAAKAIGKLQSLPSGDISLLCDVLVREVSHLTGYDRVMVYKFHEDEHGEVVAECRMPELEPYLGLHYPATDIPQASRFLFMKNKVRMICDCLAPPIRVIQDPRLAQSLSLGGSTLRAPHGCHAQYMTNMGTVASMAMSVMISEQDDELDSDQQVGRKLWGLVVCHHSCPRFLSFPLRYACEFLLQVFSVQINKEVEMAAQLKEKQILQTQTVLCDMLLRDAPMGIVTQSPNVMDLVKCDGAALYYRNKLWLHGVTPTESQIRDIAEWLNESHGDSTGLNTDSLMEAGCPGASVLGDAVCGMAAIKITSKDFLFWFRSHTAKEIKWGGAKHLPGDKDDGRKMHPRSSFKAFLEVVKRRSLPWEDVEMDAIHSLQLILRGSLQDEAADCSKMIVNVPAVNTSIDRVDELHIVTNGMVRLIETASLPILAVDASGRINGWNSKVSELTGLPVENAIGVPLVDLVIDGTTNTIKGVLSLALQGKEEKNVEIKLRTLGPQEKVGSITIVANACCSRDVRQNIVGVCFIGKDVTGLKLIKDKYSRIQGDYVGIIRSPSPLIPPIFVMDEHGRCVEWNDAMHKFTGLKREEVIDQMLLGEVFTVNSVGCRVKDQDTLTQLTILLNRVIAGGEGEKLFFGLFNKQGKYIEALISANKRVDDNGRVTGVLCFLHVPSPELQYAMHVQKLSEQAAKNSLKKLAYVRLELKNPLNGINCIQNLLKSSDLSKDQRQLLKTSTMCQEQLAKIIDDTDIESIEECYMEMNSCEFNLGEVVTVVINQVMILSQERKVQVTWDSPVEVSQLYLIGDNLRLQQVLSDFLTTAILFTPFEDSSVHFRVIPRKERIGTKMYVMHLEFRITHPSPGIPDELIQHMFHYSQSISREGLALYISQKLVKIMDGTVQYLREAERSSFIILVEFPLVEKKNN
- the LOC125877146 gene encoding phytochrome C isoform X1, which produces MSSSSTTNRTNCSRGSSARSRHGARVIAQTSVDAKLHVEFEESEQQFDYSSSVNLSNSTSNLPSSTVSNYLQKMQRGSLIQPFGCMIAIDEHNFAVIAYSENAPEMLDLTPHAVPSIEQQEALTFGTDVRKLFRSSGASALEKAASFGELSLLNPILVHCKNSGKPFYAILHRIDVGLVIELEPVDPDEVPVTTAGAIKSYKLAAKAIGKLQSLPSGDISLLCDVLVREVSHLTGYDRVMVYKFHEDEHGEVVAECRMPELEPYLGLHYPATDIPQASRFLFMKNKVRMICDCLAPPIRVIQDPRLAQSLSLGGSTLRAPHGCHAQYMTNMGTVASMAMSVMISEQDDELDSDQQVGRKLWGLVVCHHSCPRFLSFPLRYACEFLLQVFSVQINKEVEMAAQLKEKQILQTQTVLCDMLLRDAPMGIVTQSPNVMDLVKCDGAALYYRNKLWLHGVTPTESQIRDIAEWLNESHGDSTGLNTDSLMEAGCPGASVLGDAVCGMAAIKITSKDFLFWFRSHTAKEIKWGGAKHLPGDKDDGRKMHPRSSFKAFLEVVKRRSLPWEDVEMDAIHSLQLILRGSLQDEAADCSKMIVNVPAVNTSIDRVDELHIVTNGMVRLIETASLPILAVDASGRINGWNSKVSELTGLPVENAIGVPLVDLVIDGTTNTIKGVLSLALQGKEEKNVEIKLRTLGPQEKVGSITIVANACCSRDVRQNIVGVCFIGKDVTGLKLIKDKYSRIQGDYVGIIRSPSPLIPPIFVMDEHGRCVEWNDAMHKFTGLKREEVIDQMLLGEVFTVNSVGCRVKDQDTLTQLTILLNRVIAGGEGEKLFFGLFNKQGKYIEALISANKRVDDNGRVTGVLCFLHVPSPELQYAMHVQKLSEQAAKNSLKKLAYVRLELKNPLNGINCIQNLLKSSDLSKDQRQLLKTSTMCQEQLAKIIDDTDIESIEECYMEMNSCEFNLGEVVTVVINQVMILSQERKVQVTWDSPVEVSQLYLIGDNLRLQQVLSDFLTTAILFTPFEDSSVHFRVIPRKERIGTKMYVMHLEFRITHPSPGIPDELIQHMFHYSQSISREGLALYISQKLVKIMDGTVQYLREAERSSFIILVEFPLVEKKNN